One part of the Xiphophorus maculatus strain JP 163 A chromosome 1, X_maculatus-5.0-male, whole genome shotgun sequence genome encodes these proteins:
- the ssr4 gene encoding translocon-associated protein subunit delta codes for MMIRIAAFLTILVVACSGESCKDPVITPSAYTTSDAVISSESVFIVELSLTCANGAQSVTLYADVNGRQFPVTRGQDVGKYQVSWSLPHKQASSGTYQVKFFDEESYSALRKAQRNNEDVNAIQPLFTVNIDHRGAWSGPWVSTEVVAGLIGILVYYMAFSAKSTIQA; via the exons ATGATGATTCGGATAGCTGCGTTTTTGACAATACTGGTGGTTGCCTGTTCGG GGGAGAGCTGCAAGGACCCAGTGATCACCCCGTCGGCCTACACGACCTCTGACGCCGTCATCTCGTCGGAGTCTGTCTTCATCGTGGAGCTCAGCCTGACCTGCGCTAACGGAGCCCAG AGTGTCACTCTGTATGCTGATGTCAATGGAAGACAGTTCCCTGTGACCAGAGGTCAGGATGTTGGAAAATACCAG GTGTCCTGGAGTCTTCCCCACAAACAGGCCAGCTCGGGAACGTATCAGGTCAAATTCTTTGACGAGGAGTCCTACAGCGCCCTCCGAAAG GCTCAGAGAAACAATGAAGATGTAAATGCAATTCAGCCTCTCTTCACCGTCAACATTGACCACCGG GGTGCCTGGAGCGGCCCCTGGGTGTCGACTGAGGTCGTGGCTGGCCTGATTGGCATCCTGGTCTACTACATGGCCTTCAGTGCCAAGAGCACCATCCAAGCATAA